A stretch of the Bacillus anthracis str. Vollum genome encodes the following:
- the adaA gene encoding bifunctional transcriptional activator/DNA repair enzyme AdaA, with protein sequence MHNEGVTLTNEHWQAIIHNDSSYDSKFFYAVKSTGVFCRPSCKSRIPNKNNVRIFHHAEQALSENFRPCKRCKPNGLTLPNEEWVEQIKEYIEKHFDEALTLDILAEMCHGSPFHLQRTFKKMTAISPIEYIQQFRIVKAAEHLLHTNQPIKEISTAVGIENPEYFATLFKKKTGFTPTEYRKKNEMKERYNNEFLQK encoded by the coding sequence TTGCACAATGAAGGAGTTACGTTAACAAATGAGCATTGGCAAGCAATTATTCATAATGATTCTTCCTATGATAGCAAATTCTTTTATGCCGTGAAATCAACCGGAGTTTTTTGCCGACCGTCATGCAAATCAAGAATACCGAATAAAAATAATGTACGAATTTTTCATCATGCAGAGCAAGCATTAAGTGAAAACTTTCGCCCGTGCAAACGTTGTAAACCAAATGGGCTCACTTTACCTAATGAAGAGTGGGTAGAACAAATTAAAGAGTATATCGAAAAACACTTTGATGAAGCATTAACTTTAGACATACTTGCGGAAATGTGCCATGGTAGCCCCTTTCATTTACAACGCACTTTCAAAAAAATGACAGCAATAAGTCCGATAGAATATATACAGCAGTTCAGAATTGTTAAAGCAGCAGAACACCTTTTACACACAAATCAACCCATTAAAGAAATTAGTACTGCCGTCGGGATAGAAAACCCAGAATATTTCGCAACTTTATTTAAAAAGAAAACTGGGTTTACCCCTACTGAATATCGAAAAAAGAATGAAATGAAAGAGAGATACAATAATGAATTCCTACAAAAATAA
- a CDS encoding methylated-DNA--protein-cysteine S-methyltransferase, which produces MNSYKNKFIYWTLLTHANWKFHIAATESGLCFIGSQDEQFEELNIWARKKLPQYILIHSPDYLQVYTKEIIEYLKNKRETFTFPIDAYGTAFQLSVWNTVREIPYGKTYSYTEIADRIQKPTAVRAVASAIAANPILITIPCHRVIGKNGKLTGFRGGLEMKKELLVLEKLQVEFI; this is translated from the coding sequence ATGAATTCCTACAAAAATAAATTTATATATTGGACGCTACTTACACATGCAAATTGGAAGTTTCATATTGCTGCAACTGAAAGTGGACTATGTTTCATTGGATCACAAGACGAACAATTTGAGGAATTAAATATATGGGCTAGAAAAAAACTGCCACAATATATATTGATTCATAGTCCAGATTACTTGCAAGTATATACAAAAGAAATTATCGAGTATTTAAAAAACAAGAGAGAAACTTTTACATTCCCTATCGATGCTTACGGAACTGCATTTCAATTATCTGTTTGGAATACGGTACGTGAAATTCCTTATGGGAAAACATATTCTTATACAGAAATTGCAGATAGAATTCAAAAACCTACAGCGGTACGTGCCGTTGCTTCTGCTATTGCTGCCAACCCAATTCTCATTACGATTCCTTGCCATCGTGTTATTGGAAAGAATGGCAAACTAACTGGTTTTAGAGGGGGATTAGAAATGAAGAAAGAATTGCTTGTATTAGAAAAATTACAGGTGGAATTCATATGA